AGACCCTGTTCCCCGAGGAGGAGGAGCTGGTCGCCCGGAGCGTGCCCAAACGCCGCAACGACTTCACGACCGCGCGGGCCTGCGCGCGGCGGGCCATGCGCCCGCTCGGCCTGGAACCCGTCGCCGTACTCCACGGCAGACGCGGCATGCCCCTGTGGCCCGACGGAATCGTCGGCAGCCTCACCCACTGCGACGGCTACCGGGCGGCGGCACTGGCCCGCGCGGCGGACGTGCTGTCGCTGGGGATCGACGCCGAGCCGCACGCCCCGCTGCCCGAAGGCGTGGGGGAGTTGGTGGTGCGCCCCTCGGAGCGTGCGCGGTTCACCGCGGCGGCCGGGATCCACTGGGACCGGCTGGTGTTCAGCGCCAAGGAGAGCGTCTTCAAGACCTGGTACCCGCTCACCCTGACCGAGCTGGACTTCGACGAGGCGGACCTGACGTTCCACCGGGAGGGCGAGGACCGGCCCGGCGACGGGGCGGCGGGCGGGACCTTCACCGCCCGGCTGCTGCGCACCGATCCCGCCGTGCCGCCGGTGCTGGACGGGACATGGCGGGTGGAGGACGGCATCGTCGCCACGGCGGTGCTGCTGCGGCCCGACTGGCAGGAGGCGGGCGGCGCTCAGGAGGGCTGAGGCGCGGCGAGCGGGCGCCCCAGCCGGACGTTCACCCGGCCCGACCGCCCGCTCAGCTCGGTGAGGACCAACGGCGCGACATCGAGTCGCCAGAACGTCTCCGGCGGCAGCGCCAGAGCGTGCACGACGG
This DNA window, taken from Streptomyces griseus subsp. griseus, encodes the following:
- a CDS encoding 4'-phosphopantetheinyl transferase family protein gives rise to the protein MIERLLPAYVSCAATREESLPGETLFPEEEELVARSVPKRRNDFTTARACARRAMRPLGLEPVAVLHGRRGMPLWPDGIVGSLTHCDGYRAAALARAADVLSLGIDAEPHAPLPEGVGELVVRPSERARFTAAAGIHWDRLVFSAKESVFKTWYPLTLTELDFDEADLTFHREGEDRPGDGAAGGTFTARLLRTDPAVPPVLDGTWRVEDGIVATAVLLRPDWQEAGGAQEG